Proteins encoded within one genomic window of Falsibacillus pallidus:
- a CDS encoding SAM hydrolase/SAM-dependent halogenase family protein, with protein MSRALVLQSDFGISDGAVCAMYGVANGVDSSLAIYDLTHDIPQYNIWEGSYRLLQTVSYWPEGTVFVSVVDPGVGSDRKSIAVKTASNHFIITPDNGTLTHIKKHQGLLEARIIDETVNRLPNSGESYTFHGRDIYAYTGARLASGVISYEEIGPSLSMEELVELPLTDAAQTNGKVEGIIEILDIRFGNLWTNISRKLFKEFGIQYGDLLEVSIESSTRKIYQNIMTFVRSFADSLVGEPLVYVNSLDILGVAINQGSFAGAYQIGSGSGWKITFKKMKELPIKKNNRE; from the coding sequence ATGAGCAGGGCTTTGGTGCTTCAATCAGATTTTGGGATCAGTGATGGTGCGGTATGTGCCATGTATGGGGTGGCAAATGGTGTCGATTCTTCACTTGCGATTTATGATTTGACCCATGATATTCCCCAGTACAACATTTGGGAAGGTTCTTACAGACTGCTCCAGACTGTTTCTTATTGGCCTGAAGGGACGGTATTTGTGTCAGTAGTCGACCCCGGCGTGGGATCGGACCGCAAAAGCATAGCTGTTAAAACGGCCAGCAATCATTTTATTATTACACCTGACAATGGGACCCTGACCCATATCAAAAAACATCAGGGACTCTTGGAAGCGAGAATCATTGATGAAACCGTGAATCGTTTGCCGAACTCAGGAGAATCCTACACCTTCCATGGCCGTGATATTTATGCTTATACAGGTGCCAGGCTTGCTTCTGGCGTCATTTCGTATGAGGAAATCGGTCCATCCCTCTCTATGGAAGAGCTTGTAGAACTTCCATTGACAGATGCTGCTCAAACCAATGGGAAGGTAGAGGGGATTATTGAAATCCTGGATATCCGCTTTGGAAACCTCTGGACAAATATCAGCCGTAAGCTGTTTAAGGAGTTTGGCATCCAATATGGAGACTTGCTCGAAGTTTCTATAGAAAGCAGCACGAGGAAAATCTATCAAAATATCATGACGTTTGTGCGGTCATTTGCAGACAGTTTAGTGGGGGAGCCCTTGGTCTATGTAAACTCTTTGGATATTTTAGGGGTTGCCATCAATCAGGGATCCTTCGCAGGAGCTTATCAAATCGGAAGCGGGTCCGGCTGGAAGATTACATTTAAGAAAATGAAAGAACTTCCAATTAAAAAGAATAATAGGGAATGA